The Embleya scabrispora genome contains the following window.
GTTCCGGCGACGAGGCGGTGCGGTTGACGCTGGTGTTGCGGGCGAGCGAGGCGTCGCGGGCGTACTGGCCGCACGAGTTCGAGGTGTCGGCCCGGTTCGTACTGGGGCGCGAGTGCCGGATCGAACTGGAGGCCCGGGGCGACTTCGAGAGCACCGCCGCGCTGCACACCTATCTACGGGTCGGTGACCTGGAGGAGGTGCGGGTCACCGGTCTGGGCGGGCCGTACGTCGACAAGGTCCTCGACGCGCCCGTGCACACCGCGCCGGCCACGGACGGGATCGCCTTCCGGGGGCGGACCGACCGGGTCTACACCAGCCCCGACGATGTGAGCCGGGCGGCGGATCCGGCCGGCAAGCGGGTCGTCGAGGTGCGCCACGAGGGCCATACCGACGTGGTCGTGTGGAATCCGGGCGCCGACCTCGCGCGCTCGATGGCGGACGTCCCCGACGACGGCTACCGGGAGTTCGTCTGCGTGGAGAGCGCCCATGTCTCGCGGCCCCTGGTGAGCAGGCCGGGCACACCCGCCCGCCTGGGTGCGACGCTCCGGATCGTGTCCGACGCGTAGACGGGCTGCGCCGGGGCTACGGGTAGTACGGCGACGCGGTCAGGTAGGAGAGTCGG
Protein-coding sequences here:
- a CDS encoding D-hexose-6-phosphate mutarotase, yielding MPEDVFVLPVDRRLGAYTTLRRVGALPVVVVTHPRVRAAITLQGAQLVHWQPAGEEPVLWLSETTAFEEGRAVRGGVPICWPWFGAAGRPAHGFARVLPWELLDVDENGAGDEAGSGDEAVRLTLVLRASEASRAYWPHEFEVSARFVLGRECRIELEARGDFESTAALHTYLRVGDLEEVRVTGLGGPYVDKVLDAPVHTAPATDGIAFRGRTDRVYTSPDDVSRAADPAGKRVVEVRHEGHTDVVVWNPGADLARSMADVPDDGYREFVCVESAHVSRPLVSRPGTPARLGATLRIVSDA